One genomic region from Merismopedia glauca CCAP 1448/3 encodes:
- a CDS encoding thermonuclease family protein, with protein sequence MYQRKRQILILLCLIYWLGLLGCQSYQPQGTTVEIQRVLSGQTLEWTDKTKQPPTIQKVRLIGVQSPDWQQQPWSGEAKIGLEKILGLDRGSQKQSAILEFDLEMEDTYGRGLAYVWKDGILVNEQLVKQGYVLAVSRSPNTKYEQRLAYAQDYARVMGLGIWQPDRPMRQTPAEFQRQKP encoded by the coding sequence GTGTACCAGAGAAAGCGTCAGATACTCATTCTTTTGTGTTTAATCTACTGGCTGGGGTTATTAGGTTGCCAATCTTATCAACCTCAAGGAACTACTGTGGAAATTCAACGAGTTCTCAGTGGTCAAACCTTAGAATGGACAGATAAAACCAAGCAACCACCCACGATTCAAAAAGTCCGGTTGATTGGGGTTCAGTCACCCGATTGGCAACAACAACCCTGGAGTGGAGAGGCTAAGATTGGTTTAGAGAAAATCTTGGGTTTGGATCGTGGAAGCCAAAAACAATCGGCGATTTTGGAGTTTGACCTAGAAATGGAAGATACCTATGGTCGAGGTTTGGCTTATGTATGGAAAGATGGAATATTGGTAAACGAGCAACTAGTCAAGCAAGGTTATGTCTTAGCTGTATCGCGATCGCCCAACACCAAATACGAGCAAAGACTAGCTTACGCTCAAGATTATGCTCGTGTCATGGGGTTAGGAATTTGGCAACCAGATCGACCAATGCGCCAAACCCCAGCCGAATTCCAACGCCAAAAGCCATAA
- a CDS encoding 2Fe-2S iron-sulfur cluster-binding protein yields MTNSYTIRIHDRSTDKWYTVQVPDDRYILHAAEKQGTELPFACRNGACTTCAVRIKSGQVYQPEAMGLSLELRRKGYALLCVSYPRSDLEVETQDEDEVYEQQFGRYFGKGKIRVGLPLDED; encoded by the coding sequence ATGACAAATTCTTACACGATTCGGATTCACGATCGCTCTACAGATAAGTGGTATACAGTTCAAGTCCCTGATGACCGTTATATTCTACATGCAGCGGAAAAACAGGGAACCGAATTGCCTTTTGCTTGTCGTAATGGCGCTTGCACCACCTGCGCCGTGCGGATTAAATCCGGTCAAGTTTACCAACCAGAAGCTATGGGGCTATCCCTAGAACTGAGGCGCAAGGGCTATGCCTTACTGTGCGTCAGTTATCCCCGTTCAGATTTAGAAGTAGAAACCCAGGACGAAGATGAAGTGTACGAACAGCAATTTGGTCGCTATTTTGGTAAAGGTAAAATCAGAGTAGGTTTACCCTTAGATGAAGATTGA
- a CDS encoding NblA/ycf18 family protein, producing MEIPIQLSMEQQFKLQVYQQQIQSLTKEQAQEYLMEVLRQMMVKDNLLKQVLKQA from the coding sequence ATGGAAATACCTATTCAACTGAGCATGGAGCAACAATTTAAGTTACAGGTTTACCAACAGCAAATCCAGAGCTTAACTAAAGAACAAGCCCAAGAATATTTAATGGAAGTTCTGAGACAAATGATGGTTAAAGATAATTTATTAAAGCAAGTATTAAAACAGGCATAA